A region from the Polaribacter sp. Hel1_33_78 genome encodes:
- a CDS encoding tetratricopeptide repeat protein yields MQFRFVKNHFLSSLLFLTVFAVFSQQSIVDANVTANYNNALNLYNNKAYAAAQKIFKTVEEKTKINSALKVDASYYNAICAIKLNQTNADKKVLTFVEENPTSSKKNKIYFIVGKYYFANKKASHALKWFKKVNKDLLSAENQKELNFKMGYGLLVTKNLILAKNRFLPLINDAKYGNDARYYFGFISYKLEDYGIAESTLKEIADNESYKAEITYYLLDISFKAGKFERCIKVGKELLKTVRKKDAPEISKIVGESYFNQKKYKEAIPYLKAYTGKKGKWNNYDYYQLGYVYFMQNDFGNAISYFNKIIDQKNSVSQNAYYHLAECYLNTDKKTEALNAFKTASEMDFNLEIQEDAALNYAKLSYETGNPFQNISDILQNFLKKYPKSPSYKEINNLVVSSFIHQQNYQGALDYLNKQKTTDNFALASEVSLYRGIQLFNETKLQVALSYFTKSKQSLDKKINTKGGYWEAETLYRLKNYKEAISKFKNVKKKLKTNIKEFSLIDYHIGYCHFKLKEYNKAITAFKKLLKVNLTPNEVQDDVFIRLGDSYFATRNYGEAIKSYQTVVTNLGSGADYAQYQIGMSHGFRNENDSKIRALSKVVNDFQISSLKDDALYQLANTYTKTKNHEKAHRAYNRLLEKYPKSSFLPRALVRQGLLYYSNNQNPEAIERFKLTASKYPNTPDAIEAVRNAKNIYLDEDNFDEYVAWVQTLQFINVSQSEAENSSFTIAERKYFENKNHSGIIFSLKKYLTKFPKGPNFLKANYYLANILFKEKQFDKAIVNYNIILKAGITPFSEDTLAKLSQIYLEKQKFQDALPLLERLEKEAYTIENIQFAQSNLMKGYYETQAYIAAISYAKKVLSMSSVKNTLEQDAITIIARSAFKTEDFVMAEEYYTELEKNAIGALKAETLYYNAFFKNQQKEYIASNKVVQKLIADYSTYKYWGVKSYVIMAKNYYSLKDAYQATFILENVIKNFTQFKDLINEAQLELNRVKENEAKTNNSIIPKN; encoded by the coding sequence ATGCAGTTTCGTTTTGTAAAAAACCATTTTTTATCGTCACTTCTCTTTTTAACGGTTTTTGCTGTATTTTCTCAACAGTCGATTGTTGATGCAAATGTAACTGCGAACTATAACAATGCTTTGAATTTATACAATAACAAAGCCTATGCTGCTGCGCAAAAAATATTTAAAACAGTTGAGGAAAAAACAAAAATAAATTCAGCCTTAAAAGTTGATGCCTCTTATTATAATGCCATATGTGCTATTAAATTGAATCAAACAAATGCAGATAAAAAAGTATTGACTTTTGTTGAAGAGAACCCAACAAGCAGTAAAAAAAATAAAATTTATTTTATTGTTGGCAAGTATTATTTTGCAAATAAAAAAGCTTCACATGCCTTAAAATGGTTCAAAAAAGTAAACAAAGATTTACTTTCTGCAGAAAACCAAAAAGAACTAAATTTTAAAATGGGTTACGGCCTTTTGGTTACCAAAAATTTAATATTAGCTAAAAATAGGTTTTTACCTTTAATAAATGATGCTAAATATGGTAATGATGCTCGATATTATTTTGGCTTTATTTCTTATAAACTAGAAGATTATGGAATTGCCGAATCTACTTTAAAAGAAATAGCAGATAATGAATCCTACAAAGCAGAAATTACATACTATTTATTAGACATTAGCTTTAAGGCAGGGAAATTTGAACGCTGTATAAAAGTAGGAAAAGAACTTTTAAAAACAGTTAGAAAAAAAGATGCTCCGGAAATTTCTAAAATTGTGGGTGAAAGTTATTTTAACCAAAAAAAGTATAAAGAAGCCATCCCCTATTTAAAAGCATATACCGGGAAAAAAGGAAAGTGGAATAATTATGATTATTATCAATTGGGATATGTGTATTTCATGCAAAATGATTTTGGAAATGCAATTAGTTATTTTAACAAAATCATAGATCAAAAAAATTCGGTTTCACAAAATGCTTATTATCATTTAGCAGAATGTTATTTAAATACTGATAAAAAAACGGAAGCTTTAAATGCTTTTAAAACAGCTAGTGAAATGGATTTTAACTTGGAAATTCAGGAAGATGCTGCCTTAAATTATGCCAAATTAAGTTATGAAACAGGTAATCCGTTTCAAAATATTTCTGATATTTTACAAAATTTTTTAAAGAAATATCCGAAATCTCCTTCTTATAAAGAAATTAATAATTTGGTGGTTTCATCTTTTATTCATCAACAAAACTATCAAGGAGCTCTAGATTATTTAAACAAACAGAAAACTACTGACAATTTTGCTTTGGCATCTGAAGTTTCATTGTACAGAGGAATTCAGTTATTTAATGAAACTAAACTACAAGTAGCCCTTTCTTACTTTACAAAAAGTAAGCAATCACTGGATAAAAAAATCAACACAAAAGGAGGTTACTGGGAGGCTGAAACTTTATACAGACTAAAAAATTATAAAGAGGCTATCTCAAAATTCAAAAATGTAAAGAAAAAATTAAAAACCAATATCAAAGAGTTTTCTTTAATTGATTACCATATTGGATATTGCCATTTTAAGCTAAAAGAATACAATAAAGCAATTACTGCTTTTAAAAAATTATTAAAAGTAAATCTTACTCCAAATGAAGTTCAAGATGATGTTTTTATCCGTCTTGGAGACAGTTATTTTGCAACAAGAAATTATGGCGAGGCTATAAAATCTTATCAGACTGTAGTCACAAATCTAGGATCAGGGGCAGATTATGCTCAATATCAAATTGGAATGAGTCATGGTTTTAGAAATGAAAATGATTCTAAAATCAGAGCCTTAAGCAAGGTAGTAAATGACTTTCAAATCTCCTCATTAAAAGATGATGCATTGTATCAATTGGCAAATACATACACTAAAACTAAGAATCATGAAAAAGCACATAGAGCTTACAATAGGCTATTAGAGAAGTACCCCAAAAGCTCGTTCTTACCAAGAGCATTGGTGAGGCAAGGTTTATTGTATTATAGCAATAATCAGAATCCAGAAGCAATTGAACGATTTAAACTTACTGCAAGCAAATATCCAAATACCCCTGACGCAATTGAAGCTGTTAGAAATGCTAAAAACATATATTTAGATGAAGATAATTTTGATGAATATGTTGCCTGGGTACAAACACTCCAATTTATAAATGTATCTCAATCGGAAGCAGAAAACTCCTCTTTTACAATTGCAGAAAGAAAGTATTTTGAGAATAAAAACCATTCTGGAATTATTTTTTCACTAAAAAAATACTTAACTAAATTTCCAAAGGGTCCAAACTTTTTAAAAGCTAACTATTATTTAGCAAATATTTTATTTAAAGAAAAACAATTTGACAAAGCTATTGTAAATTATAACATAATTTTAAAGGCAGGTATAACGCCATTTAGCGAAGATACTTTGGCAAAACTATCCCAAATATATTTAGAAAAACAAAAATTTCAAGATGCCCTGCCCCTGCTAGAAAGATTAGAAAAAGAGGCCTATACAATTGAAAATATACAGTTTGCACAAAGTAACCTAATGAAAGGTTACTATGAAACTCAAGCATACATAGCAGCTATTTCTTATGCAAAAAAAGTACTTTCTATGAGCTCTGTTAAAAATACTTTAGAGCAAGATGCCATAACTATTATTGCACGCTCTGCATTTAAAACCGAAGATTTTGTTATGGCTGAAGAATATTATACCGAGCTAGAAAAAAATGCAATTGGTGCCTTAAAAGCAGAAACTTTATACTACAATGCCTTCTTTAAAAATCAACAAAAAGAATATATCGCATCCAACAAAGTTGTGCAAAAATTAATCGCAGATTATTCCACTTATAAATATTGGGGAGTAAAAAGTTATGTTATCATGGCTAAAAACTATTACAGTTTAAAAGATGCTTACCAAGCAACCTTTATTTTAGAAAACGTAATTAAAAACTTTACTCAATTTAAAGACCTCATAAATGAAGCGCAATTAGAGCTTAATCGTGTAAAAGAAAATGAAGCGAAGACTAATAATTCTATAATCCCTAAAAATTAA
- a CDS encoding cell division ATP-binding protein FtsE — MKKTVVHLENADIYQRDNLVLSKVNLTLEKGDFYYLIGKTGSGKSSLMKTLYGDLGLQKGRGTIVDFDLKKLKDKEIPFLRRKIGIVFQDFKLLNDRSVFDNLEFVLKATGWKNKEKIKAKINEVLEKVDMQSQYYKKTFELSGGEQQRVAIARALLNDPELILADEPTGNLDPKTSLEVMELLNEIHKSGKTILMATHDYQLIVKFKQKTLKVEAGKLFEIAQ; from the coding sequence ATGAAGAAAACGGTTGTACATTTAGAGAATGCAGACATTTATCAAAGAGATAATTTGGTTTTATCTAAAGTAAATTTAACCCTAGAGAAAGGTGATTTTTATTATTTGATCGGTAAAACAGGAAGTGGTAAAAGTAGTTTAATGAAAACCCTTTATGGAGATTTGGGACTGCAAAAAGGCAGAGGAACAATAGTAGATTTTGATTTAAAAAAGTTAAAGGACAAGGAAATTCCTTTTTTAAGAAGAAAAATTGGAATTGTTTTTCAAGATTTTAAATTATTAAATGATCGGTCTGTTTTTGATAATTTAGAATTTGTTTTAAAAGCTACTGGCTGGAAAAATAAAGAGAAAATTAAAGCAAAAATCAATGAGGTTCTAGAAAAAGTGGATATGCAATCTCAATACTATAAAAAAACCTTTGAGCTTTCCGGAGGTGAGCAGCAAAGAGTTGCTATTGCAAGAGCTTTGCTAAATGATCCAGAATTAATTTTGGCTGATGAACCCACAGGAAATTTAGACCCTAAAACTTCGTTAGAAGTCATGGAGCTCTTAAATGAAATTCATAAAAGTGGTAAAACTATTTTAATGGCGACTCATGATTACCAATTAATTGTGAAATTTAAGCAGAAGACCCTAAAAGTAGAAGCCGGAAAGTTATTTGAAATAGCACAGTAA
- a CDS encoding glycosyltransferase, which produces MKNKKIFVAVTNDISTDYRVHKICNYLINKGHEIVVYGRVLPNTINVKRAYKIVRKKHIFNNNFLFYAEFNIRLFFYLIFRKFDYVLSNDLDTLPACFFGSKIKNTNLVYDSHELFSEGPELQGRKFVQGFWRSLEDFFLPKVKNAYTVSQSIVEFYDSKYQNKMGVIRNIPLKKDILEIDEVAFPTTKKTILYQGVLNPGRGLKPMIKALKFINDLDLIIIGYGKVEQDLKSFVAQEKMKDRVHFLGRVSRDKLFNYTKKATLGMVLEEPLGLSFQYSLPNKLFDYIHAEIPIVAGNLPEITRIINKYKVGVLVDNYEPKTIAKAINNLLKDEVLLSEIKKNQQKAKDVLCWEKESKKLDNYFK; this is translated from the coding sequence TTGAAAAATAAAAAAATCTTTGTAGCTGTTACTAACGATATTTCTACGGATTACCGAGTGCATAAAATATGCAATTATCTAATCAATAAAGGTCACGAAATTGTTGTTTATGGCAGAGTTTTGCCAAATACAATTAATGTAAAAAGAGCGTATAAAATTGTTAGAAAAAAACATATTTTCAATAACAATTTTTTGTTCTACGCGGAGTTTAATATTAGGTTGTTTTTTTATTTAATTTTCAGAAAATTCGATTATGTTCTTTCGAATGATTTAGATACGTTACCTGCTTGTTTTTTTGGAAGTAAAATAAAAAATACAAATTTGGTTTATGATAGCCATGAACTTTTTTCTGAAGGGCCAGAATTACAGGGAAGAAAATTTGTACAAGGCTTTTGGAGGAGCTTAGAAGATTTTTTCTTACCGAAAGTAAAAAATGCATACACAGTAAGTCAATCTATTGTTGAGTTTTATGATTCTAAATATCAGAATAAAATGGGGGTTATCAGAAATATTCCGTTAAAAAAAGATATTCTAGAAATTGATGAAGTAGCTTTTCCAACAACTAAAAAAACAATTTTGTATCAAGGCGTCTTAAACCCTGGAAGAGGTTTAAAACCTATGATAAAAGCGCTAAAATTTATTAATGATTTAGATTTAATAATTATTGGTTATGGCAAAGTAGAGCAAGACTTAAAATCCTTTGTTGCTCAAGAAAAAATGAAGGATAGAGTTCACTTTTTGGGGAGAGTTTCTAGAGATAAATTATTTAATTATACAAAGAAAGCAACTCTAGGTATGGTTTTAGAAGAACCCTTAGGTTTGAGTTTTCAATATTCTTTGCCAAATAAATTATTCGATTATATTCATGCAGAAATTCCAATTGTAGCCGGAAATCTACCAGAGATTACAAGAATTATAAATAAGTATAAAGTTGGTGTTTTAGTGGATAATTATGAGCCTAAAACGATAGCAAAAGCAATAAATAACCTATTGAAGGATGAGGTCTTATTGTCAGAAATAAAAAAAAATCAACAGAAAGCAAAAGATGTTTTATGTTGGGAGAAAGAAAGTAAAAAATTAGATAATTATTTTAAATAG
- a CDS encoding glycosyltransferase: MVPVLNNLKGLQKTVGSIKNQIFKDFEVWIMDGNSSIETQNYLNKLEAPFFYHSQKDKGIYDAMNHGVSLSKGEWYYFLGAGDTIEHKNTLSIVSKKLNVNLDILYGNVRYDKTNFTSKFSNLLWIKNTLHHQSVFYNKKLFVKINYDTNYRVLADYKFNLNLYCENIKAEKIDAIISNCDEEGISKDYNWSLYKEELKLKKTHTNLGFYPFLSLLITLKFIYRKL; encoded by the coding sequence ATAGTTCCGGTTTTAAACAATCTAAAAGGATTGCAAAAAACAGTGGGTAGTATTAAAAATCAAATATTTAAGGATTTTGAGGTTTGGATTATGGACGGAAATTCATCCATAGAGACCCAAAACTATTTAAATAAGTTAGAAGCGCCATTTTTTTATCATTCTCAAAAGGATAAAGGAATTTATGATGCCATGAATCATGGAGTTTCCTTATCTAAAGGTGAATGGTATTATTTTTTAGGAGCTGGAGATACTATAGAGCACAAAAATACTTTGAGTATTGTTTCCAAGAAGTTAAATGTTAACTTGGATATTTTATATGGGAATGTAAGATATGATAAAACTAATTTCACATCAAAATTTTCTAACCTTTTATGGATAAAGAATACTTTGCATCATCAGTCTGTATTTTATAATAAAAAACTATTTGTCAAAATCAATTATGATACTAACTATAGGGTTTTAGCTGATTATAAATTTAATTTAAATCTTTATTGTGAAAATATAAAAGCAGAAAAAATTGATGCTATTATATCTAATTGTGATGAAGAAGGTATTTCTAAAGATTACAATTGGTCTTTATACAAAGAAGAATTAAAATTAAAAAAGACACATACGAATTTAGGTTTTTATCCTTTTTTATCTTTATTAATTACTTTGAAGTTTATTTACAGAAAATTATAA